The proteins below come from a single Rhodohalobacter sp. SW132 genomic window:
- a CDS encoding curli production assembly/transport component CsgF: protein MKKTLLISVVSVLFLLFGGIEKATAQQFVYQPLNPAFGGNPGNYGWLLNSANTQNLFEATRQAGFQRDPLQDFQDSLQRQVLSQLTRDIVRREFGDGEELQEQVFEFGEFSIEVIPGADGVQIQIFNILTGDETRVTVPNF from the coding sequence ATGAAAAAAACACTTCTGATAAGCGTCGTATCCGTCCTCTTTTTACTATTTGGCGGAATTGAAAAAGCAACGGCTCAACAATTTGTCTATCAGCCGCTAAATCCGGCATTCGGGGGGAACCCGGGGAATTACGGATGGCTGCTGAACAGCGCGAATACACAAAACCTGTTTGAAGCAACCCGCCAGGCTGGTTTTCAACGCGATCCGCTGCAGGATTTCCAGGATTCTCTGCAGCGCCAGGTCCTTTCACAGCTTACACGCGATATCGTGCGGCGTGAATTTGGCGATGGGGAAGAACTTCAGGAGCAGGTCTTTGAATTCGGTGAATTCAGTATCGAAGTGATCCCGGGCGCAGATGGCGTTCAAATTCAGATATTCAATATCCTAACCGGTGACGAAACAAGAGTAACGGTTCCAAATTTTTAG
- a CDS encoding Uma2 family endonuclease, protein MPISTLSQLTTYDDYRGLPDDGNQHQIIGGELYMTPAPTTQHQRILLNIFRLLDPFVNENEIGEILIAPVDVVLSMTDVVQPDLIFIARERLNIITKKNIVDAPDLVVEVLSDNTENIDRQKKSVLYEKYGVKEYWIVDSQAKTIEQLVLKKNSFQLLATVSGTQKLSSVVLEKLTLTADDVFG, encoded by the coding sequence ATGCCTATATCTACACTATCACAATTGACGACATACGATGATTACCGGGGTCTGCCCGATGATGGAAATCAGCATCAAATCATTGGGGGAGAACTGTATATGACACCAGCACCAACCACTCAGCACCAGCGAATACTTTTAAATATATTTCGGCTTCTGGATCCATTTGTGAATGAGAATGAAATCGGTGAGATCCTTATTGCTCCCGTCGATGTCGTACTGTCGATGACTGATGTCGTTCAGCCTGATCTGATTTTCATAGCTCGTGAACGACTGAATATCATCACCAAAAAGAATATAGTTGATGCTCCCGATCTTGTAGTGGAGGTTTTGTCCGATAACACTGAAAACATCGACCGACAGAAGAAGTCGGTCCTCTATGAAAAATATGGTGTGAAAGAGTACTGGATCGTTGATTCACAAGCAAAAACAATCGAACAGCTTGTGTTAAAAAAGAACTCTTTTCAGCTACTTGCAACCGTCAGTGGAACCCAAAAACTTTCCTCTGTGGTACTTGAAAAACTTACTCTCACCGCTGACGATGTATTTGGATAA
- a CDS encoding CsgE family curli-type amyloid fiber assembly protein, with protein MRMYRRIAVLLVMAALCLPGRAAFAQSGGEIDQLFALASDDGQIEQIISIPEEYSILADLSHFSDHAVSGLNSPGLLSTDFMRRSLFIPQVERQGLADSSRSFLDALRKRNEPEIDGEQEEEWLKALADFGEKSDEARVESFRKIFEAVLQEEENRTKAEGISKPVLELSGIVLDETRTKAGRDFYERFYSEFDLPKKDGQITLRIEERVFPGSGSLILIEVNQNDAFTVQLRPGAEQVEQAVQQAIEIASELVDRNNENYAIY; from the coding sequence ATGCGAATGTACAGACGGATTGCAGTTCTTTTGGTGATGGCGGCGCTTTGCCTTCCTGGCAGAGCTGCATTTGCTCAATCAGGCGGGGAAATCGACCAGCTGTTTGCTTTGGCTTCAGATGACGGACAGATCGAGCAGATCATCAGCATTCCGGAAGAATATTCCATACTTGCCGATCTTTCACATTTTAGCGATCATGCGGTCAGCGGGTTGAATTCTCCCGGGCTGCTATCGACTGATTTTATGAGGCGTTCGCTCTTCATACCTCAGGTTGAACGGCAGGGACTTGCGGATAGCAGCCGTTCGTTTCTGGATGCACTGCGCAAAAGAAACGAACCTGAGATCGATGGCGAACAGGAGGAAGAGTGGCTGAAAGCGCTGGCAGATTTTGGCGAAAAATCTGATGAGGCCCGGGTTGAATCGTTTCGGAAAATTTTTGAAGCAGTTCTTCAGGAAGAAGAAAATCGTACAAAGGCTGAGGGGATATCTAAACCGGTTCTTGAACTTAGCGGTATAGTGCTTGATGAAACCCGCACGAAAGCTGGCCGAGACTTCTATGAACGGTTCTATTCCGAATTTGATCTTCCAAAAAAAGACGGGCAGATAACTCTCCGTATTGAAGAAAGGGTATTTCCGGGGTCTGGTTCACTCATCTTAATTGAGGTGAACCAAAATGATGCGTTCACTGTGCAGCTTCGGCCCGGAGCCGAACAAGTGGAGCAGGCCGTGCAGCAAGCTATTGAAATAGCAAGCGAGCTGGTTGACCGCAATAATGAAAACTACGCAATCTACTAA
- a CDS encoding CsgG/HfaB family protein, with protein sequence MRATILLLTSAFILSVLTACSGTMRPMHTEPATHGTVSKSYHSLKQLPEPEEKIVAAVYRFRDQTGQYKPSDRVASWSTAVTQGATSILMKAMEESGWFVPIERESISNLLNERQIIQNIRQQHSGGQAPQPLPPLLFAGVMLEGGIVGYDTNVITGGLGARYLGTGGSGQYRKDQVTIYLRAVSTQSGRVLKTVHTTKSIVSQQLDSGLFRFIDTNRLLEAETGYTYNEPPVMAVTEAIDDALKQLILEGIEEQVWTARDYDEVLAYREQFNYEKKKEEQLKRDYFGMIDRPELRGGWSFGTNASIGSVIGNYNNPDINPGVSLQIERAINSTFSFRANGQRTRVSAPSAYSNPVNSAELLLNAYITPRYSLSPFVAAGGGAFIFDKKFDDISEQIFPFVALQAGFDYRFNNRLGMNISTSYRYLLIDGLDGVSFGKFNDQHWGVNAGVTWRPGFLN encoded by the coding sequence ATGAGAGCAACAATTCTGCTACTTACTTCCGCATTTATACTTTCAGTTCTGACCGCCTGCAGCGGAACTATGCGCCCGATGCATACCGAGCCGGCAACGCATGGAACCGTAAGCAAAAGTTATCACTCACTGAAACAACTGCCCGAACCGGAGGAGAAAATCGTGGCGGCTGTCTACCGTTTCCGTGATCAAACCGGTCAGTATAAACCGTCTGACCGGGTAGCAAGCTGGTCGACTGCCGTAACCCAGGGAGCAACGTCTATCCTGATGAAAGCGATGGAAGAGTCCGGCTGGTTTGTGCCGATTGAGCGGGAAAGCATTTCAAACCTGCTGAATGAGCGGCAGATTATTCAGAATATCCGTCAGCAGCATTCGGGCGGACAGGCACCACAGCCGCTCCCCCCGCTTCTTTTTGCCGGGGTGATGCTTGAAGGCGGTATTGTCGGGTACGACACGAACGTAATTACTGGCGGACTCGGCGCGCGCTACCTCGGTACCGGCGGATCGGGCCAGTATCGAAAAGACCAGGTGACCATCTACCTAAGGGCGGTTTCCACCCAGAGCGGACGCGTATTGAAAACGGTTCACACCACAAAATCGATCGTATCACAGCAGCTCGACAGCGGCCTGTTCCGGTTTATTGACACCAACCGGCTCCTCGAAGCGGAAACCGGCTACACCTATAACGAACCTCCGGTGATGGCGGTTACCGAAGCGATTGATGATGCGCTGAAACAACTGATTTTGGAAGGGATTGAAGAGCAGGTCTGGACCGCAAGAGATTATGATGAAGTGCTGGCCTACCGCGAGCAGTTCAATTACGAGAAGAAGAAAGAGGAGCAGCTGAAACGAGATTATTTTGGGATGATTGACCGCCCTGAACTGCGCGGCGGATGGAGTTTTGGAACGAACGCATCGATCGGCAGCGTGATCGGGAATTACAACAATCCGGATATCAACCCCGGCGTTTCTCTGCAGATTGAGCGCGCTATCAATTCAACATTTTCATTTCGGGCTAACGGCCAGCGAACCCGGGTTAGTGCTCCATCAGCCTACTCAAACCCGGTCAATTCTGCGGAGCTGCTGCTGAACGCATACATCACCCCGAGGTATTCACTCTCGCCATTTGTGGCAGCGGGAGGCGGAGCGTTTATTTTTGATAAGAAGTTTGATGATATCAGCGAGCAGATATTTCCCTTCGTAGCTTTACAGGCGGGATTTGATTACCGTTTCAACAATCGGCTTGGGATGAACATCAGCACCAGTTACCGTTACCTGCTCATTGACGGGCTTGATGGCGTCTCCTTTGGAAAGTTCAACGATCAGCACTGGGGTGTGAATGCAGGTGTTACCTGGCGTCCAGGGTTTTTGAACTGA